From Entelurus aequoreus isolate RoL-2023_Sb linkage group LG22, RoL_Eaeq_v1.1, whole genome shotgun sequence, one genomic window encodes:
- the LOC133639529 gene encoding zinc finger and SCAN domain-containing protein 2-like isoform X2 produces the protein MEPKTPSMSIMQRTTASAALEPLSTFADSRLLGPLSEETIKSEPVDERSIDKHLPETSKEPEDNHNHCPIRDSKWTLAEEKSLHIESVCACEEEINMVSPIKDELEEDGGNCHGEPYACPHCGIRLENEDLLKTHQCSEDESSDSDSDSDSDMSPFDDITEEQGSDSDYMPGTCVWDQKETKISSENYPLQTRKAENTSYDTEPDYEDHTDEHLQDTSMEDPKPNQLRPRAKKVVDCPTCGRVFPRNTALKRHLVIHTGSRPFKCFICGRGFTQSGNLKTHMKVHKGESNWTLAEEKSPTTESPSVTNHLCGECGMNFPLKDQLEHHRSSHKKPYACPICGKPFKNIESLKIHSRIHTANSPFACSKCGKTFITSCSLKRHELAHRREKNYHCEQCGKAFLYASYLAVHLKTHSGERPHLCAICGKSYTRAETLKVHLRVHTGEKPYTCEICGKSFYYFQGYRSHIMIHDKKPKPPTKPLGRPKQQTVV, from the exons agGAAACCATAAAGTCAGAACCGGTTGACGAGCGCAGCATTGACAAGCATCTTCCGGAAACGTCCAAGGAGCCGGAAGACAACCACAACCATTGTCCAATCC GAGATTCAAAGTGGACATTAGCTGAGGAGAAGAGTCTCCATATAGAATCAGTTTGTGCGTGTGAGGAAGAGATCAACATGGTTTCTCCTATAAAAGATGAACTGGAAGAAGATGGTGGCAATTGTCACGGGGAGCCTTACGCTTGTCCACACTGCGGCATTAGGTTGGAAAACGAGGACCTTTTGAAAACCCACCAGTGCTCTGAGGATGAATCGTCCGACTCTGACTCTGACTCTGACTCTGACATGTcaccttttgatgacatcacagagGAGCAAGGCAGCGATTCAGACTACATGCCAGGCACTTGTgtttg GGATCAGAAGGAGACAAAAATATCATCAGAGAATTATCCTTTGCAGACCAGGAAGGCAGAGAATACCTCTTATGACACTG AGCCTGACTATGAAGACCACACAGATGAGCACCTTCAGGATACGTCGATGGAGGATCCCAAACCAAACCAGCTTCGGCCCAGGGCCAAGAAGGTCGTCGACTGTCCAACCTGTGGCAGAGTGTTCCCTCGTAACACTGCCCTCAAACGCCATCTTGTCATCCACACGGGTAGCAGGCCTTTCAAGTGCTTCATATGTGGAAGAGGCTTCACGCAGAGTGGGAACCTCAAAACACACATGAAGGTTCACAAAG GAGAGTCAAACTGGACGTTAGCGGAGGAGAAGAGTCCCACTACAGAATCGCCCTCAGTCACAAATCATTTGTGTGGAGAGTGTGGAATGAACTTCCCCCTAAAAGATCAACTTGAACATCACCGCAGCAGTCACAAAAAGCCTTACGCTTGTCCAATCTGCGGCAAGCCATTCAAAAACATAGAGTCGTTAAAGATCCACAGTCGTATTCACACCGCGAACTCGCCGTTCGCCTGCTCCAAGTGTGGAAAGACTTTCATCACGTCGTGCAGCCTCAAGAGACACGAGTTGGCCCACCGCAGGGAAAAGAACTACCACTGCGAGCAGTGCGGCAAGGCCTTCCTGTATGCCTCCTACCTTGCAGTGCACCTCAAAACTCACAGCGGAGAACGCCCTCACCTGTGCGCCATCTGCGGGAAAAGTTACACACGAGCCGAGACACTTAAAGTGCACCTGAGGGttcacaccggagaaaaaccataCACCTGCGAAATATGTGGGAAGTCTTTTTATTACTTTCAAGGCTACAGATCACATATAATGATTCACGACAAGAAGCCAAAACCTCCAACAAAGCCATTGGGGAGACCTAAACAACAAACTGTGGTATAA
- the LOC133639529 gene encoding zinc finger and SCAN domain-containing protein 2-like isoform X3 has protein sequence MSIMQRTTASAALEPLSTFADSRLLGPLSEETIKSEPVDERSIDKHLPETSKEPEDNHNHCPIRDSKWTLAEEKSLHIESVCACEEEINMVSPIKDELEEDGGNCHGEPYACPHCGIRLENEDLLKTHQCSEDESSDSDSDSDSDMSPFDDITEEQGSDSDYMPGTCVWDQKETKISSENYPLQTRKAENTSYDTEPDYEDHTDEHLQDTSMEDPKPNQLRPRAKKVVDCPTCGRVFPRNTALKRHLVIHTGSRPFKCFICGRGFTQSGNLKTHMKVHKGESNWTLAEEKSPTTESPSVTNHLCGECGMNFPLKDQLEHHRSSHKKPYACPICGKPFKNIESLKIHSRIHTANSPFACSKCGKTFITSCSLKRHELAHRREKNYHCEQCGKAFLYASYLAVHLKTHSGERPHLCAICGKSYTRAETLKVHLRVHTGEKPYTCEICGKSFYYFQGYRSHIMIHDKKPKPPTKPLGRPKQQTVV, from the exons agGAAACCATAAAGTCAGAACCGGTTGACGAGCGCAGCATTGACAAGCATCTTCCGGAAACGTCCAAGGAGCCGGAAGACAACCACAACCATTGTCCAATCC GAGATTCAAAGTGGACATTAGCTGAGGAGAAGAGTCTCCATATAGAATCAGTTTGTGCGTGTGAGGAAGAGATCAACATGGTTTCTCCTATAAAAGATGAACTGGAAGAAGATGGTGGCAATTGTCACGGGGAGCCTTACGCTTGTCCACACTGCGGCATTAGGTTGGAAAACGAGGACCTTTTGAAAACCCACCAGTGCTCTGAGGATGAATCGTCCGACTCTGACTCTGACTCTGACTCTGACATGTcaccttttgatgacatcacagagGAGCAAGGCAGCGATTCAGACTACATGCCAGGCACTTGTgtttg GGATCAGAAGGAGACAAAAATATCATCAGAGAATTATCCTTTGCAGACCAGGAAGGCAGAGAATACCTCTTATGACACTG AGCCTGACTATGAAGACCACACAGATGAGCACCTTCAGGATACGTCGATGGAGGATCCCAAACCAAACCAGCTTCGGCCCAGGGCCAAGAAGGTCGTCGACTGTCCAACCTGTGGCAGAGTGTTCCCTCGTAACACTGCCCTCAAACGCCATCTTGTCATCCACACGGGTAGCAGGCCTTTCAAGTGCTTCATATGTGGAAGAGGCTTCACGCAGAGTGGGAACCTCAAAACACACATGAAGGTTCACAAAG GAGAGTCAAACTGGACGTTAGCGGAGGAGAAGAGTCCCACTACAGAATCGCCCTCAGTCACAAATCATTTGTGTGGAGAGTGTGGAATGAACTTCCCCCTAAAAGATCAACTTGAACATCACCGCAGCAGTCACAAAAAGCCTTACGCTTGTCCAATCTGCGGCAAGCCATTCAAAAACATAGAGTCGTTAAAGATCCACAGTCGTATTCACACCGCGAACTCGCCGTTCGCCTGCTCCAAGTGTGGAAAGACTTTCATCACGTCGTGCAGCCTCAAGAGACACGAGTTGGCCCACCGCAGGGAAAAGAACTACCACTGCGAGCAGTGCGGCAAGGCCTTCCTGTATGCCTCCTACCTTGCAGTGCACCTCAAAACTCACAGCGGAGAACGCCCTCACCTGTGCGCCATCTGCGGGAAAAGTTACACACGAGCCGAGACACTTAAAGTGCACCTGAGGGttcacaccggagaaaaaccataCACCTGCGAAATATGTGGGAAGTCTTTTTATTACTTTCAAGGCTACAGATCACATATAATGATTCACGACAAGAAGCCAAAACCTCCAACAAAGCCATTGGGGAGACCTAAACAACAAACTGTGGTATAA